One window of Nicotiana tomentosiformis chromosome 11, ASM39032v3, whole genome shotgun sequence genomic DNA carries:
- the LOC104104622 gene encoding dehydration-responsive element-binding protein 1A-like, with translation MNIFGDYNFDPLIPTLSTSLLPAAESSTSSDSGSSGITPNYSDEEVMLASNYPKKRAGRKKFRETRHPVYRGIRRRNSNKWVCEVREPNKKSRIWLGTFPTAEMAARAHDVAAIALRGRSACLNFADSAWRLPIPTSAAAKDIQKAAVEASEAFRPVKSHGENFKEIIVDQVIQELVAELPDNVLFMDEEALFCMPRLLMNMAEGLMLPPPQCIIDGYEMEADHADMSLWSY, from the coding sequence ATGAATATTTTTGGAGACTACAATTTTGATCCACTAATTCCTACACTGTCAACTTCTTTATTGCCAGCTGCTGAATCTTCAACTTCGTCTGATAGTGGCAGCTCAGGGATTACACCTAATTATTCTGATGAAGAAGTGATGTTAGCTTCGAACTATCCAAAGAAACGTGCGGGTAGGAAGAAGTTTCGTGAAACTCGACATCCAGTATACAGGGGAATAAGGAGGAGAAATTCAAATAAGTGGGTTTGTGAAGTAAGAGAACCCAATAAGAAATCAAGAATCTGGCTGGGCACTTTCCCAACTGCAGAAATGGCAGCTCGAGCTCATGACGTGGCGGCCATAGCTCTAAGAGGCCGGTCAGCATGTTTGAACTTTGCTGATTCGGCTTGGAGGTTACCCATCCCGACTTCAGCGGCCGCCAAGGATATTCAGAAGGCGGCCGTTGAAGCCTCCGAAGCATTTCGGCCTGTAAAATCACATGGAGAAAactttaaggaaattattgttgacCAAGTAATACAAGAGTTGGTTGCAGAGTTGCCTGATAATGTGTTGTTTATGGACGAGGAGGCACTTTTCTGCATGCCGAGATTACTTATGAATATGGCCGAAGGGCTAATGCTACCTCCACCTCAATGTATTATAGACGGATATGAAATGGAAGCTGATCATGCTGACATGTCTTTGTGGAGctattga